A region from the Arachis ipaensis cultivar K30076 chromosome B01, Araip1.1, whole genome shotgun sequence genome encodes:
- the LOC107626525 gene encoding ycf3-interacting protein 1, chloroplastic (The sequence of the model RefSeq protein was modified relative to this genomic sequence to represent the inferred CDS: added 75 bases not found in genome assembly) codes for MPMASQLFSLTLTPNTLLSSSSSASSSYLLQTHSSLFPNSNGPPFTRHLLIHYRRTSSLSFLPFVGNEDTDLRVSTQQQQQEEEEEEEDEPTPEDLQYVNQIKSVLELLRKNRDMLFGEVKLTIMIEDPREVERRRLLGIEDPDAPTRDDLVAALDEVNEGKVPKDRVALKMLAEELAAWPNLETEAPKKKPSKSLYAKATDTGIDPKVAAKKLNVDWDSAAEIEEVDDDDDTEVPPAVGYGALYLVTAFPVIIGISVVLILFYNSLQ; via the exons tcttcttatcttCTTCAGACACACTCCTCCCTCTTTCCGAATAGTAATGGACCTCCATTCACAAGGCACCTCCTTATCCACTATCGCAGAACTTCTTCACTTTCCTTTCTTCCATTCGTTGGGAACGAAGACACTGATCTCCGAGTCTCtactcagcaacaacaacaagaagaagaagaagaagaagaggatgaaCCAACACCTGAGGACCTTCAATACGTTAACCAAATCAAAAGC GTTTTGGAGCTTCTTAGGAAAAACCGGGACATGCTCTTCGGCGAG GTGAAGCTAACCATAATGATTGAGGATCCTAGAGAAGTCGAGAGAAGGAGATTACTCGGCATAGAAGATCCCGATGCACCAACAAGAGATGATCTAGTTGCTGCCTTGGACGAA GTGAATGAAGGAAAAGTTCCAAAGGATAGAGTTGCTCTGAAAATGCTTGCTGAGGAATTGGCTGCATGGCCTAATTTGGAG ACTGAAGCACCAAAGAAAAAGCCTAGCAAATCGCTCTATGCAAAAGCAACTGACACAGGAATAGATCCAAAAGTGGCTGCAAAGAAGTTGAACGTTGATTGGGATTCAGcagctgaaattgaggaggtgGATGATGACGACGATACAGAAGTGCCGCCAGCAGTG GGCTATGGAGCACTATACTTGGTCACGGCTTTCCCTGTAATTATCGGTATCTCGGtagttttgattttgttttacAATTCCCTCCAGTAG
- the LOC107626339 gene encoding actin-related protein 2/3 complex subunit 2A: protein MILLQSHSRFLLQTLLNRLQNLEKGIELDHHWVEFDDVRYHVQVSTKNPHVLLLSVSLPPPSSETIFVNGLPFGAIDAIKAAYGATVQIKDPPRDGFNLTLKINLSKLPANQDQRQSFLVKIASVREVVLGAPLRVILKHLASRTVAPDIDPLVALVHRPRESFFLVPKADKVTVVYPMRFNDSIDTVLATSFLQEFVEARRTAGLHNTPPCSWSLTPPQELKEVSADALLANAGFVTFVIFPRHVEGPKLDRTVWNLSTFHAYVSYHVKCSEGFMHTRMRRRVESLIQALDRARPDLEKKTAMNRSFKRLGLKKESRNSSFS from the exons ATGATACTCCTTCAGTCCCATTCAAGGTTCCTCCTTCAAACCTTATTGAATCGCCTTCAGAA TCTTGAAAAGGGTATTGAACTGGATCACCACTGggttgaatttgatgatgttcgATATCATGTTCAG GTGTCAACAAAGAATCCTCATGTTTTGTTGCTTTCAGTATCATTACCTCCCCCATCTTCAGAGACAATTTTTGTCAATGGACTTCCTTTTGGAGCCATAGACGCAATAAAAGCTGCATACGGAGCTACTGTACAAATTAAAGATCCTCCAAGGGATGGGTTTAACCTAACATTGAAAATAAATCTGTCAAAGCTTCCTGCAAATCAAG ATCAAAGGCAATCCTTTTTGGTGAAAATTGCATCAGTGAGGGAGGTTGTCCTTGGTGCACCATTGAGAGTAATTTTAAAACATCTTGCTTCAAGAACTGTTGCTCCAGACATTGATCCGCTTGTCGCCCTTGTGCATCGGCCAAGGGAGTCATTTTTTCTTGTTCCGAAG GCTGATAAGGTGACTGTGGTGTATCCTATGAGATTCAACGACTCAATAGACACTGTCCTTGCAACTTCATTCTTGCAG GAATTTGTTGAAGCCAGACGTACAGCTGGGCTTCATAATACACCTCCATGTTCGTGGTCTCTTACTCCTCCACAGGAACTGAAAGAAGTTTCTGCTGATGCATTATTGGCTAATGCAGGATTTGTAACATTTG TTATCTTCCCTCGTCATGTTGAAGGCCCGAAACTGGATCGTACAGTATGGAATCTATCGACTTTTCACGCATATGTTAGCTATCATGTTAAG TGTTCAGAAGGATTTATGCATACACGGATGCGGCGTCGAGTGGAATCCTTGATTCAG GCTTTGGATCGTGCCAGACCAGATCTCGAAAAGAAAACAGCAATGAACAGATCCTTCAAACGGCTG GGCCTCAAAAAGGAGTCAAGAAACAGTTCATTCTCATAA
- the LOC107643826 gene encoding transcription factor GTE6, whose protein sequence is MDQTVGGGNGGGGVASSDVVADLDGFKRNVDEIVANVDKLEKQLIEVEQFYQSNSNNSIQGNNSKGGPVVKEKVREKHLIATKKPLLLDAARTESAATKRMQELMRQFATILRQITQHKWAWPFMEPVDVEGLGLHDYYEVIEKPMDFSTIKSKMEAKDGTGYKNVREIYADVRLIFKNAMKYNNEKHDVHVMAKTLLEYIYIYIYIYICRKLSTHEKKLLGTALTKLSPENLNRALEIVAENNPNFQSSAEEVDLDIDAQTDFTLWRLKIFVKDALDVQGKSTGGIAVNHNDYMDDKKNNKRRREICDSLAKTNSKRTKKISNL, encoded by the exons ATGGACCAAACCGTAGGCGGCGGCAATGGCGGCGGCGGTGTTGCTTCCTCCGACGTGGTTGCTGATTTGGATGGTTTCAAGCGCAACGTTGATGAAATTGTTGCCAATGTTGATAAG CTTGAAAAGCAATTGATTGAGGTTGAACAGTTCTACCAATCCAATAGTAACAATAGCATTCAAGGTAATAATTCTAAAGGTGGCCCAGTTGTAAAAGAGAAGGTTCGAGAGAAGCATCTTATTGCAACTAAGAAGCCATTGCTGCTAGATGCTGCACGAACTGAAAGTGCTGCTACAAAGAGAATGCAAGAACTCATGCGCCAGTTTGCAACAATATTGCGGCAG ATCACTCAGCATAAATGGGCCTGGCCCTTTATGGAACCTGTAGATGTAGAAGGTCTTGGGCTTCATGACTACTACGAG GTTATTGAAAAGCCAATGGATTTTAGTACAATAAAAAGTAAAATGGAAGCCAAGGATGGCACTGGATATAAGAATGTCCGGGAGATATATGCTGACGTAAGGTTGATATTTAAGAACGCAATGAAATACAACAATGAAAAACATGATGTCCATGTTATGGCAAAGACCTtgttggaatatatatatatatatatatatatatatatt TGTAGGAAACTGTCTACACACGAGAAGAAACTACTTGGGACCGCTCTCACCAAATTGTCTCCTGAAAACCTAAACAGGGCATTGGAGATTGTTGCTGAGAACAACCCTAACTTCCAATCTAGCGCCGAAGAGGTGGACCTCGACATTGATGCTCAG ACCGACTTCACCCTATGGAGACTGAAGATTTTTGTAAAAGATGCACTTGATGTTCAAGGAAAGAGTACTGGGGGAATAGCTGTTAACCATAATGATTACATGGATgacaagaaaaacaacaaaaggagGAGAGAAATTTGTGACTCTTTGGCCAAGACAAACTCAAAAAGGACTAAGAAAATCTCTAACTTGTGA
- the LOC107626623 gene encoding defensin Ec-AMP-D2: protein MARSLPLLSTIFVLLLLLVATEMGPIMVAEGRTCASQSHRFKGVCLSDTNCASVCKTEGFPSGDCHGFRRRCFCTKHCA from the exons atggcTCGCTCTCTTCCTTTGCTTTCCACCATTTTTGTCCTCCTTTTGCTTCTAGTGGCCACTG AGATGGGACCAATAATGGTGGCTGAAGGTAGAACTTGTGCGTCTCAAAGCCATCGCTTCAAAGGAGTGTGTTTGAGTGACACAAATTGCGCCTCCGTTTGCAAAACGGAGGGCTTCCCTTCCGGGGATTGCCACGGCTTTCGCCGCCGATGCTTCTGCACGAAGCATTGTGCTTAA
- the LOC107626437 gene encoding putative protein TPRXL — protein MSPFDSPQPTTTETSTHSISTSNSTSPSGGGDMILQWGHRKRSRISRGIAIEDSSSSVHAKQHKRRISSSHTVPGKPAAVVAKLSSAGSMPPPPPFVSSGAAASNGSRTRKHSPRNLEDPSAAGSESPSRNSQCSNSIVPKSAALKKSHSGLERSNRRMPSSGSAKCQKPSGSSTTQASERLYSQGDSASVQSEQDPGVVPAVSAMTSLAANGDKVTVEVVKWPRIYIALSRKEKEDDFLAMKGTKIPQRPKKRAKNIDRTLQYCFPGMWLSDLTKSRYEVREKKSVKKQKRRGLKGLESLDSDSE, from the exons ATGTCCCCATTTGATTCTCCTCAGCCAACAACAACTGAGACTAGTACTCATAGCATCAGCACAAGCAACAGCACAAGTCCAAGTGGTGGTGGTGATATGATTTTGCAATGGGGTCATAGAAAGAGATCAAGGATCTCAAGGGGTATTGCCATTGAGGATTCTTCATCTTCTGTTCATGCTAAACAACATAAGAGGAGGATCAGCAGCAGCCACACTGTCCCTGGAAAGCCGGCAGCCGTTGTCGCCAAGTTGTCGTCTGCCGGATCCATGCCGCCGCCGCCACCTTTTGTTTCTTCAGGAGCAGCTGCCTCCAATGGCAGCAGGACCAGAAAACATAGTCCTAG GAATTTGGAAGATCCATCTGCAGCTGGAAGCGAATCCCCTTCAAGAAATAGCCAATGCAGCAATTCCATTGTTCCGAAATCAGCAGCACTGAAAAAGTCTCATTCTGGACTAGAAAGAAGTAACAGAAGGATGCCTTCTTCTGGTTCAGCAAAGTGTCAGAAGCCGAGTGGTTCATCGACAACACAAGCCTCTGAAAGACTGTACAGTCAAGGTGATTCTGCCTCGGTGCAATCCGAGCAGGATCCTGGTGTTGTTCCGGCTGTATCAGCTATGACCTCGCTGGCAGCAAATGGAGACAAGGTCACTGTGGAAGTAGTTAAATGGCCAAGGATCTACATTGCACTTtcaagaaaggagaaagaagatgATTTCCTTGCCATGAAAGGAACAAAGATACCTCAAAGACCAAAGAAAAGAGCAAAGAACATAGACAGAACTCTACAG TACTGTTTCCCGGGAATGTGGTTATCAGACCTGACAAAAAGCAGGTATGAGGTCAGAGAGAAGAAGTCTGTGAAGAAG CAAAAGCGCAGAGGACTGAAAGGATTGGAAAGCTTGGACAGTGATTCCGAATAA
- the LOC107643817 gene encoding putative F-box/LRR-repeat protein 23 has protein sequence MNKKRKTRETSTVLQWRRKGQPNWLELPRDVMSAIFVKVGAIEVLRNVRRVCSEWRNLSEDPIIWHTIDMHHRHGIAYCSDDSLDAMCRRAIDLSSGQLTDITVDNFATNALLKYITDSTSHLRRLCLILCYDITDMGLLMVSDKLAQLEELDISISHLSEYSLETIGQNCPELRTLKFNIECHRTPHIESNKVAFAIAETMPALHHLQLVGNKLTNDGLLAILDGCPNLESLDLRQCFNLKLEGKLGRRCAEQIKYFRHPCDPIDDYPFGAENVALEFAAEEFVNALKFLTYDMIQW, from the exons atgaacaaaaaaagaaaaacccgAGAAACTTCTACGGTTCTTCAATGGAGGCGCAAAGGCCAACCGAACTGGCTGGAGCTGCCGCGAGACGTGATGTCCGCGATATTTGTGAAGGTAGGTGCGATCGAAGTGCTGAGGAATGTTCGGAGAGTCTGCTCGGAGTGGCGCAATCTCTCCGAGGACCCTATCATCTGGCACACCATCGACATGCATCACAGACACGGTATCGCCTACTGCTCCGATGACAGCCTCGACGCCATGTGCCGCCGTGCAATCGACCTTAGCTCCGGCCAATTAACCGACATCACCGTCGACAATTTCGCCACTAACGCTCTTCTCAAGTACATCACCGATTC CACAAGTCATCTACGACGTCTATGCCTTATACTATGCTATGACATAACAGATATGGGATTGTTAATGGTTTCAGACAAGCTAGCTCAGTTGGAAGAACTTGACATATCAATCAGCCATTTATCCGAGTATTCTCTAGAAACTATTGGCCAGAACTGCCCCGAGTTAAGAACATTGAAATTTAATATAGAATGCCACAGAACTCCGCACATCGAGTCCAATAAGGTTGCATTTGCCATTGCGGAAACAATGCCTGCATTACACCATCTACAGCTTGTTGGAAACAAGTTGACCAATGATGGCTTACTTGCCATTCTTGATGGGTGTCCCAATCTTGAATCTCTCGACTTACGACAGTGTTTCAATTTGAAGTTAGAAGGAAAATTGGGGAGGAGATGTGCTGAACAGATCAAATATTTTCGGCATCCATGTGATCCCATTGATGATTATCCATTTGGAGCTGAAAATGTTGCATTAGAGTTTGCAGCGGAGGAGTTTGTGAatgctttaaaatttttaacatatGATATGATTCAATGGTAG
- the LOC107615876 gene encoding uncharacterized protein LOC107615876, with the protein MTIMDSPKILVKKSSQKEKHTVVDPMTVEDSSFNHGFFDISLPIFSTTMAFLPLRPLKPKFLRHSLPNSANSSPGLTSAMFKKNTKVGIWESRRQASNLTLKDHHLQPEINLRRSKSCGERWDYEPSDELDLWLLKSSIAKHANRSPLNEIQSISTGIIVSNQSCGNFSREKPLDRNLSSGDGSLEPEEGFKCNALCLHLLSFGKSKQLKERKKGQEMEGALVSRRVSLEKFECGSWASSALFQEIEGRDSKSTSTYFDLPMELIKWNANDVDAPISSAFVFEKDHDRVLNNGSSKTSLDSQESYISPRLRKAREDFNAFLEAQNV; encoded by the coding sequence ATGACAATAATGGACAGCCCCAAAATCCTAGTCAAGAAGAGCTCACAAAAAGAAAAGCATACTGTGGTAGATCCAATGACAGTTGAAGATTCttctttcaatcatggattctTTGATATTTCTCTTCCAATTTTTAGCACAACTATGGCATTTCTAccactacgacctctaaaaccaaAATTCTTGAGACACAGTCTTCCAAATTCGGCTAACTCATCGCCAGGGTTAACCTCGGCTATGTTCAAGAAGAATACAAAAGTTGGGATTTGGGAATCACGACGTCAAGCTAGTAACTTGACACTCAAGGATCATCATCTGCAACCAGAGATCAACTTAAGAAGAAGCAAGTCGTGTGGTGAACGATGGGATTATGAGCCGTCGGATGAACTTGATCTTTGGTTGCTCAAATCGTCTATTGCCAAACATGCTAACAGGTCTCCTCTTAACGAGATCCAATCCATTAGTACTGGTATAATCGTTTCTAACCAGTCTTGTGGTAATTTCTCCAGAGAAAAACCTCTTGATAGAAATCTTTCCAGTGGCGACGGTTCGTTGGAACCTGAAGAGGGATTCAAATGCAATGCTCTTTGCTTGCACTTGCTGAGTTTTGGAAAATCAAAGCAActtaaggaaagaaagaaagggcaAGAAATGGAAGGTGCATTAGTATCTAGAAGAGTCTCTTTGGAGAAGTTTGAATGTGGTTCTTGGGCTTCTTCAGCTCTATTTCAAGAGATTGAAGGAAGGGATTCTAAGAGTACTAGTACCTACTTTGACCTACCAATGGAATTGATCAAATGGAATGCCAATGATGTAGATGCACCAATTTCATCAGCTTTTGTCTTTGAGAAGGACCATGATAGGGTTCTCAATAATGGATCCTCTAAAACAAGCCTTGACTCTCAAGAATCCTACATTAGTCCTCGTTTAAGAAAAGCCAGAGAGGATTTTAATGCTTTCTTAGAAGCACAAAATGTATGA